A window from Tenacibaculum singaporense encodes these proteins:
- a CDS encoding phosphoadenosine phosphosulfate reductase domain-containing protein yields the protein MSKIQHVLGISGGKDSAALAIYLKDKYPQFNFTYYFTDTGKELDETYTLIENLEGYLGAKINKLEDEGIKNSGEDPFDFFFKSYRGYLPSPQARWCTAMMKLKPFEKFVGDKPTMSYVGIRGDEQREGYISRQDNIQSIFPFRKNIWSQDVLRKIFDPKNQEQLLGYYSDFYSGNKLDKIVNEFSKPISFNLNYKLQTERIINEKLDGLLNVGIIEFNKSVFKFLKTTNYPISFEEDYPLLENEDNLVRADIFRLLEESGVGIPAYYNKVAYEVDGQKGEYARSRSGCYFCFFQQKIEWIWLYEQHPELFKKAMTYENEDELFTWIQNESLKELINPERIKQIKLDHIKRTGKEKSQGSKLLMDKLIDAEDGACTACFI from the coding sequence ATGAGTAAGATACAACATGTTTTAGGCATTTCTGGAGGAAAAGACAGTGCTGCTCTTGCAATATATTTAAAAGACAAATATCCTCAATTTAATTTCACTTATTACTTTACTGACACCGGTAAAGAGTTAGATGAAACATATACTCTTATTGAAAATTTAGAAGGATATTTAGGAGCTAAAATCAATAAACTTGAAGATGAAGGTATAAAAAATTCCGGAGAAGATCCTTTCGATTTTTTCTTTAAATCTTATAGAGGTTATTTACCCTCTCCTCAAGCTAGGTGGTGTACAGCGATGATGAAACTGAAACCCTTCGAAAAATTTGTAGGAGACAAACCAACAATGTCATACGTAGGAATTCGTGGAGATGAACAAAGAGAAGGATATATTTCAAGACAGGATAATATACAATCTATTTTTCCTTTCAGAAAGAACATTTGGAGTCAAGATGTATTAAGAAAAATATTCGATCCAAAAAATCAAGAACAATTATTAGGTTATTATAGTGATTTTTATTCTGGTAATAAATTGGACAAAATTGTTAATGAGTTTAGCAAACCGATTTCATTCAATTTAAACTATAAATTACAAACCGAAAGAATTATTAATGAGAAATTAGACGGTTTATTAAATGTTGGTATTATTGAATTTAATAAATCTGTTTTCAAATTCCTTAAAACTACAAACTACCCTATATCATTCGAGGAAGACTATCCATTACTAGAAAATGAAGATAACTTAGTTAGAGCAGATATTTTTAGACTTTTGGAAGAAAGCGGAGTTGGTATACCTGCCTACTACAATAAAGTAGCATATGAAGTGGATGGACAAAAAGGAGAATATGCTCGAAGCAGGTCTGGTTGCTATTTTTGTTTCTTTCAACAAAAAATTGAATGGATTTGGTTATATGAGCAACATCCTGAATTATTTAAAAAAGCAATGACTTATGAAAATGAAGATGAGTTATTTACTTGGATTCAAAATGAATCATTAAAAGAATTAATAAACCCCGAAAGAATTAAACAAATAAAGTTAGATCACATAAAGCGTACAGGTAAAGAAAAGTCACAAGGCTCAAAGTTATTAATGGATAAACTAATTGATGCTGAAGATGGTGCTTGTACCGCTTGTTTTATATAG
- a CDS encoding DUF4007 family protein yields MGVDILEEKKYIFSGHETFHCKGFWLKKGYDYVKQGRKFIDESCISLGVGRNMVSSIRFWLKAFNIIDQQNEEITPLGNFIFNENNGVDKYLENETTLWLLHFSLIQTNFSSIYSIIFNEIRKTKPEFNKSNLIAFLNEHNVSFNENTVNKDFSVLTRTYFSKSNDKEDSFSGILSSLELLEEIKHKDSNKYIIHNKKTNSIPVELLLFCILENDKYGLSISHKSLSGDANSIGNIFAMNNDQLDEKLTELSSLYKEINYTSNSGVKELQFKNKNLNSYSILRDYYENQA; encoded by the coding sequence TTGGGAGTAGATATATTAGAAGAAAAAAAGTACATATTTTCTGGTCACGAAACTTTTCATTGTAAAGGTTTTTGGTTAAAGAAAGGCTATGATTATGTAAAACAAGGAAGAAAGTTCATAGATGAATCATGTATTAGCTTAGGTGTTGGTAGAAATATGGTTTCTTCAATTAGGTTTTGGTTAAAAGCTTTTAATATTATAGATCAACAAAACGAAGAGATTACACCATTAGGGAACTTTATTTTTAATGAAAATAATGGAGTTGATAAATACTTAGAAAATGAAACTACCTTATGGTTATTACATTTTTCACTAATCCAAACTAACTTCTCTTCTATTTATTCAATAATCTTCAATGAAATAAGAAAAACTAAACCTGAATTTAATAAATCAAATTTGATAGCTTTTTTAAACGAACATAACGTGTCGTTTAATGAAAATACTGTTAATAAGGATTTTTCCGTCTTGACGAGAACATATTTCTCTAAAAGTAATGATAAAGAAGATAGTTTTTCTGGTATTCTTTCAAGTTTAGAACTCTTAGAAGAAATAAAACATAAAGATTCTAATAAATACATTATACATAATAAAAAAACGAATAGTATCCCTGTTGAACTATTACTATTTTGTATTTTAGAAAACGATAAATATGGTCTATCCATTAGTCATAAATCACTATCAGGTGACGCTAATAGCATTGGAAACATTTTTGCTATGAATAATGACCAACTAGACGAAAAGCTAACAGAGCTTTCTAGTTTATACAAAGAAATTAATTATACCAGTAATTCTGGTGTGAAAGAATTACAGTTTAAAAATAAAAACTTAAACTCATATTCTATTTTAAGAGATTATTATGAAAATCAAGCATAG
- a CDS encoding tyrosine-type recombinase/integrase translates to MNYLKITLPSKILLYSEIENDNIFQIIEFDSSHWKVKCKGSSYSINWNKLSCSHDLKIILKLFIDFRFKNNSISTVVGNDFRFLKKIKLKDAKELKNEEIILSSYISIKDYAIQLTFKKFYEWGFKMGISFFKLSIIKSLREIKLDHKTPYEKIFLQQDFISEIEIDKIRSFIKLIPHDNLSFTELRNNIILQLSYELAPRPSQFWLLNQTDFNFTEGKNTRYYSLNLPMSKKIKSYDVEKRKRSISKELGEKFLKYIKICKSKKKPMPMFINKDGDRLSSKDFTKIVKLELEKIGVYRTPTDLRHNLAQSLADQGASAEIIAEILGHNSTVPARAYIASTPKIADIKANALGKNNKYKKIMKMLTGDFKDENEVTNKQKIKGMVGSQYIGGIGKCGLPEDTTCPKNPIYSCYSCIKFHPFKNKSQHINVKEELQKQAQYFLDITEKGNDIEYNRSVTQLEKTITAVQRVIDLIDLKNERTR, encoded by the coding sequence ATGAACTACCTTAAAATAACTTTACCAAGTAAGATATTATTATATTCTGAAATTGAGAATGATAACATTTTTCAAATCATAGAATTTGATAGTAGCCATTGGAAAGTAAAATGTAAGGGTTCATCATATTCTATTAACTGGAATAAACTTTCATGTAGTCATGATCTTAAAATAATTTTGAAATTATTTATTGATTTCAGGTTTAAAAACAACTCTATTTCTACAGTAGTTGGAAATGATTTTAGATTTTTAAAAAAAATAAAATTAAAAGATGCTAAAGAGTTAAAAAATGAAGAAATTATTTTGAGTTCTTATATATCAATTAAAGATTATGCTATTCAATTAACATTCAAAAAATTTTATGAATGGGGTTTCAAAATGGGAATTTCTTTTTTTAAACTTAGTATAATTAAATCTCTAAGAGAAATAAAGCTTGATCACAAGACCCCATATGAAAAAATATTTCTTCAACAAGATTTTATATCTGAGATAGAGATTGATAAAATAAGGTCTTTTATAAAATTAATTCCCCATGATAATTTAAGCTTTACTGAATTGAGAAATAATATTATTTTACAATTGTCTTATGAATTGGCTCCACGTCCTTCTCAATTTTGGTTGTTGAACCAAACTGATTTTAATTTTACAGAAGGAAAAAACACTAGATATTATTCACTGAATTTACCAATGAGTAAAAAAATTAAGTCATATGATGTTGAAAAAAGAAAAAGAAGTATCAGTAAAGAACTAGGTGAAAAATTTTTGAAATATATTAAAATTTGTAAATCAAAAAAAAAGCCTATGCCTATGTTTATCAATAAAGATGGGGATAGACTTTCATCAAAAGACTTTACTAAAATAGTCAAACTAGAGTTAGAAAAAATAGGCGTTTATAGAACCCCAACAGACTTAAGACACAATTTAGCTCAATCCTTGGCTGATCAAGGAGCTTCAGCAGAAATTATTGCAGAAATATTGGGGCATAACTCTACAGTTCCAGCCAGAGCCTATATTGCTTCTACCCCTAAAATAGCAGATATTAAAGCTAATGCACTAGGTAAAAACAATAAATACAAAAAGATTATGAAAATGCTTACAGGTGACTTTAAAGATGAAAATGAAGTTACAAATAAGCAAAAGATAAAAGGCATGGTGGGAAGTCAATATATTGGAGGCATAGGTAAATGTGGTTTACCTGAAGATACTACATGTCCTAAAAACCCTATTTATTCGTGTTATTCTTGTATTAAGTTTCATCCATTTAAAAACAAAAGTCAACATATAAATGTTAAAGAAGAGCTTCAAAAGCAAGCTCAGTATTTTCTTGATATTACCGAGAAAGGAAATGATATAGAATATAATAGATCTGTCACACAATTAGAAAAGACAATAACAGCAGTTCAAAGAGTTATAGACTTAATAGACTTAAAGAATGAGAGGACTAGATAA